A genomic region of Microlunatus sagamiharensis contains the following coding sequences:
- a CDS encoding GAF and ANTAR domain-containing protein, with the protein MAGRAVASSSGFDDGQVFRRLQALLVSVDDLSGFLVSVARVAASVLGDSTACGITFRYDGNMLTVASSDERAEMLDETQYRTQDGPCLEAARTGRIVEVPDARQEGRWPDYVQIAVEAGVRCSVSLPMTLGADTFGALNVYGFDRSHQFDDAERRRLEILTAQAAGTLRVGALRIDDGTLLRQMEEALASRTLIDQALGIIIAQQRCTATVAFDLLRAESQRTHRRVRDVAADLIGRTSGQPPETGPAFDRT; encoded by the coding sequence GTGGCGGGACGTGCGGTGGCCAGCTCGAGCGGGTTCGACGACGGCCAGGTCTTCCGCCGGTTGCAGGCGCTGCTGGTGAGCGTGGACGATCTGTCGGGGTTCCTCGTCTCCGTCGCGCGGGTGGCGGCGTCGGTCCTGGGGGACTCCACCGCGTGCGGGATCACGTTCCGCTACGACGGCAACATGCTGACCGTCGCCTCGAGCGACGAGCGGGCCGAGATGCTCGACGAGACGCAGTACCGCACCCAGGACGGGCCGTGCCTGGAGGCTGCCCGGACCGGGAGGATCGTCGAAGTCCCCGATGCGCGTCAGGAGGGCCGTTGGCCCGACTACGTCCAGATCGCGGTCGAGGCGGGGGTGCGGTGCTCCGTGAGCCTGCCGATGACCCTGGGGGCGGACACCTTCGGAGCGCTGAACGTCTACGGCTTCGACCGGTCCCACCAGTTCGATGACGCCGAGCGGCGCCGCCTCGAGATCCTCACCGCGCAGGCGGCGGGGACGCTGCGCGTCGGCGCGCTCCGCATCGACGACGGGACGTTGCTGCGTCAGATGGAGGAGGCCCTGGCGTCGCGCACCCTGATCGACCAGGCGCTCGGCATCATCATCGCCCAGCAGCGCTGCACGGCCACCGTGGCCTTCGACCTGCTGCGCGCGGAGTCGCAGCGCACCCACCGGCGGGTGAGGGACGTGGCGGCCGACCTGATCGGTCGCACCAGCGGCCAGCCGCCGGAGACGGGCCCCGCGTTCGACCGGACCTGA
- a CDS encoding CHAD domain-containing protein — translation MKTLRDLVAAYLTEQLTVLVDAPAHVRAGEDVTHPTRVAVRRVRSTLRVFPELFEVPKAGRLDDELRWWAGLLGEVRDLDVQSARLGAALDTVPDELALGPLRRQLAELVDVRRGVALRTVHEALDSPRYRTFEVLLHAWRADPPFTAEADRPAKRAARYVTRADKKTHRRLVQASKAYRAGAADADELMHRARKAGKRHRYAVELAAPVLGKKADAIVKERKAFQELLGEHQDSVVAEGLLRELGVAAGATGENGFTWGLLHAREQEIARVIVKKLRHYL, via the coding sequence ATGAAGACCCTCCGCGACCTGGTCGCCGCCTACCTCACCGAGCAGCTGACCGTCCTGGTCGACGCCCCCGCGCACGTCAGGGCCGGGGAGGACGTCACCCACCCGACGCGGGTCGCCGTACGGCGCGTACGCAGCACGTTGCGGGTCTTCCCCGAGCTGTTCGAGGTGCCCAAGGCCGGGCGGCTCGACGACGAGCTGCGGTGGTGGGCCGGGCTGCTCGGGGAGGTGCGCGACCTCGACGTCCAGTCGGCGCGGCTGGGCGCGGCGCTCGACACGGTGCCCGACGAGCTGGCGCTCGGACCGCTGCGCCGCCAGCTCGCCGAGCTGGTCGACGTCCGGCGGGGCGTCGCCCTGCGCACCGTGCACGAGGCGCTCGACTCCCCGCGCTACCGGACCTTCGAGGTGCTGCTGCACGCCTGGCGCGCCGACCCGCCCTTCACCGCCGAGGCCGACCGCCCGGCCAAGCGCGCCGCGCGCTACGTCACGCGCGCGGACAAGAAGACGCACCGCCGGCTCGTGCAGGCCTCGAAGGCCTACCGGGCCGGCGCCGCGGACGCCGACGAGCTGATGCACCGGGCCCGCAAGGCCGGCAAGCGCCACCGCTACGCCGTCGAGCTCGCCGCACCGGTGCTGGGCAAGAAGGCCGACGCGATCGTCAAGGAGCGCAAGGCGTTCCAGGAGCTCCTCGGCGAGCACCAGGACAGCGTCGTCGCCGAGGGGCTGCTGCGCGAGCTCGGCGTGGCCGCCGGCGCCACGGGTGAGAACGGCTTCACCTGGGGCCTCCTGCACGCGCGCGAGCAGGAGATCGCCCGGGTGATCGTCAAGAAGCTGCGGCACTACCTCTGA
- a CDS encoding GNAT family N-acetyltransferase — protein MSAGTAPSEVVEDPPGYPREWEADVLLADGGTARLRPIRPSDADLLVAFYERVSPESKYLRFFAPYPRLSQRDVRRFTQVDYVDRVALILTLGDEMIGVGRWDRLESGAAGGRAEIAFLVEDAHQGRGVAQLLLEHLAEAARERGITGFVAEVLPENRRMAQVFADAGYRVRKGVEDGVLVVEFPIMPTDTSVGVMERREHRAEAASVRRLLTPQRVVVHGRGEHVCGVVDSMLRGGFRGEVLAVASDGTTVPGVTNAASLSDVPGQFDLVVASIDPQDLGSVVIDSAHKGAHGLVVLTGSEFSAQENHVLVQLARAYGVRALGPDALGVLNTRLGAEMNATPAPMPRTGGVGLFCQSAATGVSLLNVAVRTDVGLSSFLSTGDYADVTANDVMQYWEDDDATRACLLSLDTIGNPRKFSRITRRLARRKPVVVFAPGRTNRSEHLGVRGGLGHAPDEAVDALFRQAGVMVTHRRTAMFDIAKITARQPLPAGERVRLITNSTTLAAQLVSTIESVGLLSEVPAHVLPTRASPAAFSSAAEQALADPDCDSVVCAAVNVYSEGVDHVILALEGVAQHAHKPVVGVFLDFHDPLTSMGPDVPGSLPRFDSGTDAIRALAAVTAHARWRERDPGAVPDLDLDADRARRLINQVLRTSPEGRELSFPEATELLAAYGIPVLPRYPVNSLDEACARAESLGWDVVLKATAPQVRGRPDLASVHRSIDDPEEMAQAWDHLYELLVALGLGADDALSAAAPVVQSMAQPGVALVVTSREDAAFGPIISLGLEGVASELLGDTVYRVPPLTDVDAAGMVRDLRTAPVLFGRNKSPGIDVALVEDLLHRVSQLADEHPQLASVSLNPVIASGASLSVLGARVHIAPTDDRRDPLARTL, from the coding sequence GTGTCTGCAGGAACCGCTCCGTCCGAGGTGGTCGAAGACCCCCCGGGCTACCCCCGGGAGTGGGAGGCCGACGTCCTGCTGGCCGACGGCGGGACCGCCCGGCTGCGCCCGATCCGGCCCTCCGACGCCGACCTGCTGGTCGCCTTCTACGAGCGCGTGTCGCCGGAGTCGAAATACTTGCGCTTCTTCGCGCCCTACCCGCGGCTGAGCCAGCGCGACGTGCGCCGCTTCACCCAGGTCGACTACGTCGACCGGGTCGCGCTGATCCTCACCCTCGGCGACGAGATGATCGGCGTCGGGCGCTGGGACCGGCTCGAGAGCGGCGCCGCCGGCGGCCGGGCGGAGATCGCCTTCCTCGTCGAGGACGCCCACCAGGGCCGCGGCGTCGCGCAGCTGCTGCTCGAGCACCTGGCCGAGGCCGCCCGGGAGCGGGGGATCACCGGGTTCGTCGCGGAGGTGCTGCCGGAGAACCGCCGGATGGCCCAGGTCTTCGCCGACGCCGGCTACCGCGTCCGCAAGGGCGTCGAGGACGGCGTGCTCGTCGTCGAGTTCCCGATCATGCCGACCGACACCTCGGTCGGGGTCATGGAGCGTCGCGAGCACCGGGCCGAGGCCGCCTCCGTACGCCGCCTGCTGACGCCGCAGCGCGTCGTCGTCCACGGGCGCGGCGAGCACGTCTGCGGGGTCGTCGACTCGATGCTGCGCGGCGGCTTCCGTGGCGAGGTGCTCGCCGTGGCCTCGGACGGCACCACGGTCCCCGGGGTGACGAACGCGGCCTCGCTCAGCGACGTGCCCGGTCAGTTCGACCTGGTCGTCGCCTCGATCGACCCCCAGGACCTCGGCTCGGTCGTCATCGACTCCGCGCACAAGGGCGCGCACGGCCTGGTCGTGCTGACGGGCTCGGAGTTCAGCGCGCAGGAGAACCACGTCCTGGTCCAGCTCGCCCGCGCGTACGGCGTCCGGGCGCTCGGGCCCGATGCGCTCGGCGTCCTGAACACCCGCCTCGGCGCGGAGATGAACGCGACCCCGGCGCCGATGCCGCGCACCGGCGGGGTCGGGCTGTTCTGCCAGTCCGCGGCGACCGGGGTGAGCCTGCTGAACGTGGCCGTGCGCACCGACGTCGGGCTCAGCTCGTTCCTCAGCACCGGTGACTACGCCGACGTCACCGCCAACGACGTCATGCAGTACTGGGAGGACGACGACGCCACCCGCGCCTGCCTGCTCTCGCTCGACACGATCGGCAACCCGCGCAAGTTCTCGCGGATCACCCGCCGGCTCGCGCGTCGCAAGCCGGTCGTCGTCTTCGCGCCGGGCCGGACGAACCGCTCCGAGCACCTCGGCGTGCGCGGCGGGCTCGGCCACGCGCCCGACGAGGCCGTCGACGCGCTGTTCCGCCAGGCCGGGGTGATGGTCACGCACCGGCGCACCGCGATGTTCGACATCGCCAAGATCACCGCCCGTCAGCCGCTGCCCGCGGGCGAGCGCGTACGCCTGATCACCAACTCCACGACCCTCGCCGCCCAGCTCGTCTCCACGATCGAGTCGGTCGGGCTGCTCAGCGAGGTGCCGGCGCACGTGCTGCCGACGCGCGCCTCGCCCGCGGCGTTCAGCTCCGCCGCCGAGCAGGCGCTCGCCGACCCCGACTGCGACTCGGTGGTGTGCGCCGCGGTGAACGTCTACTCCGAGGGCGTCGACCACGTGATCCTGGCCCTCGAGGGCGTGGCGCAGCACGCGCACAAGCCCGTGGTCGGGGTGTTCCTCGACTTCCACGACCCGCTCACCTCGATGGGTCCCGACGTGCCGGGCAGCCTGCCGCGCTTCGACTCCGGCACCGACGCGATCCGCGCGCTCGCCGCGGTGACGGCCCACGCGCGCTGGCGTGAGCGCGACCCCGGCGCCGTGCCCGACCTCGACCTCGACGCCGACCGCGCCCGCCGCCTGATCAACCAGGTGCTGCGCACCTCGCCCGAGGGGCGTGAGCTGAGCTTTCCCGAGGCGACCGAGCTGCTCGCCGCCTACGGCATCCCCGTCCTGCCGCGCTATCCGGTGAACAGCCTGGACGAGGCGTGCGCCCGCGCCGAGTCGCTCGGCTGGGACGTGGTGCTCAAGGCGACCGCGCCGCAGGTGCGGGGTCGTCCGGACCTGGCCAGCGTGCACCGCAGCATCGACGACCCCGAGGAGATGGCCCAGGCCTGGGACCACCTCTACGAGCTCCTCGTCGCGCTCGGGCTGGGTGCCGACGACGCGCTCAGCGCCGCCGCGCCGGTGGTCCAGTCGATGGCGCAGCCCGGTGTCGCCCTGGTCGTGACCAGCCGGGAGGACGCGGCCTTCGGCCCGATCATCTCGCTCGGCCTCGAGGGCGTGGCCTCCGAGCTGCTCGGCGACACGGTCTACCGCGTGCCGCCGCTCACCGACGTCGACGCGGCCGGCATGGTCCGCGACCTGCGGACGGCGCCCGTGCTCTTCGGGCGCAACAAGTCGCCGGGCATCGACGTCGCGCTGGTGGAGGACCTGCTGCACCGCGTCTCGCAGCTGGCCGACGAGCACCCCCAGCTCGCCTCGGTGAGCCTGAACCCGGTGATCGCCTCGGGAGCCTCGCTGTCGGTGCTGGGCGCCCGCGTGCACATCGCGCCGACCGACGACCGCCGCGACCCGCTCGCGCGGACCCTGTAG
- a CDS encoding aldo/keto reductase — protein sequence MANSTCDLADRTVSRVGYGAMALERYAEDRAAGERLVRRAVELGVDHVDTADFYGASVANDILRRALRSEEDVLVVSKVGAVRTSEGDLPLRLAQKPHELRAAVEDNLRSLGRERLDVVNLRRADTGPGVVATGDQVVDLDDQLAEMTALRDEGLVGAIGVSAVTDEVLQRALPAGIVCVQNAYGLVARQFEPMLDRCVAAGVAWVPYFPLGSGFPGLPKVAEQPEVVRAASRLGVTPSQVGLAWLLGHAPNTLLIPGTASLDHLEENLAVAGLELDAGTTAELDAVWDARFVGVDHQPRWVD from the coding sequence ATGGCGAACAGCACCTGCGACCTCGCCGATCGCACCGTCTCCCGCGTCGGCTACGGGGCCATGGCCCTCGAGCGCTACGCCGAGGACCGCGCAGCGGGGGAGCGGCTCGTGCGACGGGCGGTCGAGCTCGGGGTCGACCACGTCGACACGGCGGACTTCTACGGGGCGTCGGTCGCCAACGACATCCTCCGCAGGGCGCTGCGCAGCGAGGAAGACGTGCTCGTCGTGAGCAAGGTCGGCGCGGTCCGGACGAGCGAGGGGGACCTGCCGCTCCGGCTCGCGCAGAAGCCGCACGAGCTACGCGCCGCGGTCGAGGACAACCTCCGCTCACTCGGGCGGGAGCGCCTCGACGTGGTGAACCTGCGACGCGCCGACACAGGCCCAGGGGTCGTCGCGACGGGCGACCAGGTCGTCGACCTCGACGACCAGCTCGCCGAGATGACGGCCCTGCGCGACGAGGGGCTCGTCGGCGCGATCGGCGTCAGCGCGGTGACCGACGAGGTGCTGCAGCGGGCCCTGCCGGCGGGGATCGTCTGCGTCCAGAACGCGTACGGCCTCGTCGCCCGGCAGTTCGAGCCGATGCTCGACCGCTGCGTGGCGGCCGGCGTCGCCTGGGTCCCGTACTTCCCGCTCGGCTCCGGTTTCCCGGGCCTGCCCAAGGTCGCCGAGCAGCCCGAGGTCGTGCGGGCCGCGTCGCGCCTCGGCGTGACGCCGTCGCAGGTCGGGCTCGCGTGGCTGCTCGGGCACGCCCCCAACACCCTCCTCATCCCGGGGACGGCGAGCCTGGACCACCTGGAGGAGAACCTGGCGGTCGCGGGCCTCGAGCTCGACGCCGGCACGACGGCCGAGCTCGACGCGGTCTGGGACGCACGCTTCGTCGGCGTCGACCACCAGCCGCGCTGGGTCGACTGA
- a CDS encoding GAF domain-containing protein, which produces MPRPPSPGPDAVLERQAPTGPSAVAVAELRGQLHGLARRLHEDVRLDRSGGVGATLLVEGRPVFGGSNGFTEAVDEVQYRLEQGPCVAAVASGRVVRSRTIGSGERRWTSFTAAAAPLGLRSVASLPVRVADRVVGSLNLYGRHAASLDGASTPALRRASAAAGRGMTAAWLLAVAEANARILADAVRDREDIDIAVGLLMDRYLMTSGSARVLIAQLAAQDDVSKATAARSLTHPDADRG; this is translated from the coding sequence GTGCCGAGACCGCCGAGCCCGGGTCCGGACGCGGTCCTGGAGCGACAGGCTCCGACCGGCCCGAGCGCGGTCGCCGTCGCCGAGCTCCGCGGGCAGCTGCACGGGCTCGCGCGCCGCCTGCACGAGGACGTCCGCCTCGACAGGAGCGGTGGGGTCGGAGCGACCCTGCTGGTCGAGGGCCGACCGGTGTTCGGCGGCTCCAACGGCTTCACCGAGGCGGTCGACGAGGTCCAGTACCGCCTGGAGCAGGGCCCCTGCGTGGCCGCGGTCGCGTCCGGCCGGGTCGTACGGTCCCGGACGATCGGCAGCGGTGAGCGCCGATGGACCAGCTTCACCGCCGCGGCCGCGCCCCTCGGGCTGCGCAGCGTCGCGTCCCTGCCGGTGCGCGTCGCTGATCGGGTCGTCGGATCGCTGAACCTCTACGGCCGGCACGCGGCCAGCCTCGACGGCGCCTCCACGCCCGCGCTGCGACGAGCGAGCGCCGCGGCCGGACGAGGGATGACCGCCGCGTGGCTGCTCGCCGTCGCCGAGGCCAACGCCCGGATCCTCGCCGACGCGGTCCGCGACCGCGAGGACATCGACATCGCCGTCGGCCTGCTGATGGACCGTTACCTCATGACCTCGGGGTCCGCGAGGGTGCTGATCGCGCAGCTCGCCGCGCAGGACGACGTCAGCAAGGCCACGGCCGCACGTTCCCTGACCCACCCCGACGCCGACCGTGGCTGA
- a CDS encoding DUF6578 domain-containing protein, translated as MRVVVEVGGWEHECCGPSFERGSFVELTCLDLSGSDPSSTRYVESHHELSSRRRTVTHRGRVADVAVQHADGSVEPIHRLPSGRALRGFDEDDDGHLEEPWNGRAVARDSDQFLVTVLT; from the coding sequence GTGCGCGTCGTGGTCGAGGTCGGCGGCTGGGAGCACGAGTGCTGCGGACCGTCGTTCGAGCGCGGCTCGTTCGTCGAGCTCACCTGCCTGGACCTCTCCGGGTCGGACCCGTCGTCGACCCGCTACGTCGAGTCCCATCACGAGCTCTCGAGCCGGCGCCGGACCGTCACCCACAGGGGGAGGGTCGCCGACGTCGCCGTCCAGCACGCCGACGGATCCGTGGAGCCGATCCACCGGCTCCCCAGCGGCAGGGCCCTCCGCGGCTTCGACGAGGACGACGACGGGCACCTCGAGGAGCCCTGGAACGGCCGGGCCGTGGCGAGGGACTCCGACCAGTTCCTGGTCACGGTGCTGACCTGA
- a CDS encoding TetR/AcrR family transcriptional regulator, whose amino-acid sequence MSSTPGVRRSAAETRAPRADALRNRTALVDAARAAFLDVGEDASLEGIARGAGVGIGTLYRHFPRREDLVAAVYAEELDAVVEVADALVGGGGTAAAAFRAWADRYAEFVAAKRGMAEMLRPGALAGAAADAGTRGRVTEVVRRFLDAGRADGSLRDDLDAGDVTTTLVGVFLATRDTTDPHQLGRLLDLVIGGLGSR is encoded by the coding sequence TTGTCGTCGACACCCGGCGTCCGGCGCTCTGCCGCGGAGACGCGCGCGCCCCGGGCCGATGCGCTGCGGAACCGCACCGCGCTGGTCGACGCAGCACGCGCCGCCTTCCTCGACGTCGGTGAGGACGCGTCCCTCGAGGGCATAGCCCGTGGAGCGGGCGTGGGCATCGGCACCCTCTACCGCCACTTCCCCCGCCGCGAGGACCTGGTCGCGGCCGTGTACGCCGAGGAGCTCGACGCGGTGGTCGAGGTCGCCGATGCGCTCGTCGGTGGCGGTGGCACAGCAGCAGCGGCGTTCCGGGCCTGGGCGGACCGCTACGCCGAGTTCGTGGCCGCCAAGCGCGGCATGGCGGAGATGCTGCGGCCGGGCGCCCTGGCCGGGGCGGCCGCCGACGCCGGCACGCGCGGACGGGTGACGGAGGTCGTCCGACGCTTCCTCGACGCCGGACGCGCCGACGGCTCGCTGCGCGACGACCTCGACGCCGGCGACGTGACGACGACCCTCGTGGGCGTCTTCCTGGCGACGCGCGACACCACCGACCCGCACCAGCTCGGCCGCCTGCTCGACCTCGTCATCGGGGGGCTCGGCTCGCGCTGA
- a CDS encoding TlpA family protein disulfide reductase: protein MAGRWRIASTAATVAFLLAVLVAVLLVARTSGKSDDPDSGLGVSPGLARFAEADRGDAPSIAGPVVSGSGRASISHPGSVVVVNVWQSTCGPCRGEADELEAAARATREEAVFVGLDVVDQRSAAQAFLRTSRSSYAHIFDPDAQQLLKFNGVLPVQAIPSTAVIDKQGRVAARIIGPVSARTLTELVAEAAATS from the coding sequence GTGGCTGGGAGGTGGAGGATCGCCTCGACGGCGGCGACCGTCGCGTTCCTGCTCGCGGTCCTCGTCGCCGTCCTGCTCGTGGCGAGGACCTCCGGGAAGAGCGACGACCCCGACAGCGGCCTCGGGGTCAGCCCGGGGCTGGCCCGCTTCGCCGAGGCCGACCGCGGGGACGCGCCGAGCATCGCGGGCCCCGTGGTCAGTGGGAGCGGCCGGGCCTCGATCAGCCATCCGGGCTCGGTGGTCGTGGTGAACGTGTGGCAGTCGACCTGCGGACCGTGCCGGGGCGAGGCCGACGAGCTCGAGGCCGCAGCGCGTGCGACCAGGGAGGAAGCGGTGTTCGTCGGCCTTGACGTCGTCGACCAGCGATCGGCCGCCCAGGCGTTTCTGCGGACGAGCCGGAGCTCCTACGCCCACATCTTCGATCCCGACGCCCAGCAGCTGTTGAAGTTCAACGGCGTGCTGCCGGTCCAGGCCATCCCGAGCACCGCGGTGATCGACAAGCAGGGGCGGGTCGCCGCCCGCATCATCGGCCCGGTGTCGGCCCGGACCCTGACCGAGCTGGTCGCCGAGGCCGCCGCCACGAGCTGA
- a CDS encoding DUF1707 domain-containing protein: MTTRTTDAGLRIADLDREACVEQLQQHFVAGRLDRSSRHRRPTTARP, encoded by the coding sequence GTGACGACGCGTACGACCGACGCCGGGCTCCGCATCGCCGACCTCGACCGGGAGGCGTGCGTGGAGCAGCTGCAGCAGCACTTCGTCGCGGGTCGGCTCGACCGGTCATCCCGGCACCGGCGACCGACGACTGCCCGGCCCTGA
- a CDS encoding intradiol ring-cleavage dioxygenase yields MISRTPTYQGRPYDRPDEELVDQGLPFDVTTLLNRRQVFRALGLGAGVAGLAACGVGASSSPSPSASSSSAASSSASTGSAADALTEIPDETAGPYPGDGSNGPDVLEQSGIVRSDLRSSFGSASGTAEGVPMTLTLAIRDLAQGGVPFAGVAVYVWHCTREGGYSLYSDGVTEENFLRGVQVAGEDGTVSFTSIVPACYSGRWPHVHFEVYPDQASITDSTKAIATSQVALPKDLCDAVYATEGYSASVANLARVSLADDNVFGDDSGAHQLATVSGSVAKGYAVSLTVGVDTTTTPSGGSGGGSTGGGPGNGKPPSGFPTGGPSIPPGR; encoded by the coding sequence GTGATCAGCCGCACCCCGACCTACCAGGGTCGCCCGTACGACCGCCCCGACGAGGAGCTCGTCGACCAGGGACTGCCCTTCGACGTCACGACCCTGCTGAACCGCCGCCAGGTCTTCCGCGCGCTCGGCCTCGGGGCCGGCGTCGCCGGTCTCGCCGCGTGCGGGGTGGGCGCGTCGAGCTCCCCGAGCCCCTCGGCCTCGTCGTCCTCCGCCGCCTCGTCCAGCGCCTCCACGGGCAGCGCCGCGGACGCCCTGACCGAGATCCCCGACGAGACGGCCGGGCCCTACCCGGGCGACGGCTCCAACGGACCCGACGTCCTCGAGCAGAGCGGCATCGTGCGCAGCGACCTGCGCTCCAGCTTCGGCTCCGCCAGCGGGACGGCCGAGGGGGTGCCGATGACGCTGACGTTGGCGATCAGGGACCTCGCGCAGGGCGGCGTCCCCTTCGCCGGGGTCGCGGTCTACGTCTGGCACTGCACCCGCGAGGGCGGCTACTCGCTCTACTCCGACGGCGTGACCGAGGAGAACTTCCTGCGCGGCGTCCAGGTCGCCGGCGAGGACGGGACGGTCTCGTTCACCAGCATCGTCCCGGCCTGCTACTCCGGGCGCTGGCCGCACGTCCACTTCGAGGTGTACCCCGACCAGGCGAGCATCACGGACTCGACGAAGGCGATCGCCACCTCGCAGGTCGCGCTGCCCAAGGACCTGTGCGACGCCGTGTACGCGACCGAGGGCTACTCCGCCTCGGTCGCCAACCTGGCCCGGGTCAGCCTCGCCGACGACAACGTCTTCGGCGACGACTCGGGGGCGCACCAGCTCGCCACGGTCAGCGGGTCGGTGGCGAAGGGGTACGCGGTGTCGCTCACGGTCGGGGTCGACACCACGACGACCCCCTCGGGCGGCTCCGGTGGCGGCTCCACGGGCGGGGGACCAGGTAACGGCAAGCCGCCGAGCGGGTTCCCGACCGGCGGTCCGTCCATCCCGCCGGGGCGCTGA
- a CDS encoding DUF5129 domain-containing protein translates to MVMRHGVVRAGGATRAVRVVRAAGAVTAAVLVLVVPAGNALAAAPTTRASLVLDDGRILDDRQVVKDINALRNRTGVEVAVLTTEGDADVHKDTYDDDVLTYLQEHDDQIVLDGGGDGLRDGLILLAVSPGVRQVGVYAGDDVDLDADGVEEVVDAVRADARAGRWEEVAVGGARKALAVTAEASSSGSDEPGTSDDQDPYPTYPEEDPTSAGSGSSLLAGRVLGAITGLAALLGIPFAVAALRRRRRRRAELLAWTPEPAVVAAALRQWRDAIEQVQMTGYPDPPRDRSGRAAWTYDPDGSITALETLAASGPTLAQRVDPVEHARITALLAPRATLTAWVDDARFWAREDGWEQRWAAELDRLVDAPLAAFLGSVDDLESDRPSRRLARVRTEAEAFRSGAVSLDASVRASVVRPTAGVREAQALNTEIRRFAQEAALTVVRGMSDWSKHRLVAGSGGHDPSMAPYLLSSLIASSSDRRGASEGMAGVFGAGGFGTGFGTGGSDASTTFNDSSSSGGGMTGGSGGY, encoded by the coding sequence ATGGTCATGCGTCACGGAGTTGTCCGCGCCGGCGGGGCCACCCGAGCTGTCCGGGTCGTCCGGGCCGCCGGCGCGGTCACGGCCGCCGTGCTGGTCCTCGTCGTGCCGGCCGGGAACGCGCTCGCCGCGGCGCCCACGACACGGGCCTCGCTGGTCCTCGACGACGGCCGCATCCTCGACGACCGGCAGGTCGTGAAGGACATCAACGCCCTGCGCAACAGGACGGGCGTCGAGGTCGCGGTCCTGACCACCGAAGGCGACGCCGACGTGCACAAGGACACCTACGACGACGACGTGCTCACCTACCTCCAGGAGCACGACGACCAGATCGTCCTCGACGGGGGCGGCGACGGGCTGCGCGACGGGCTGATCCTGCTCGCGGTCTCGCCCGGCGTCCGGCAGGTCGGGGTGTACGCAGGCGACGACGTCGACCTCGACGCCGACGGTGTCGAGGAGGTCGTGGACGCCGTCCGGGCCGACGCGCGGGCCGGGCGGTGGGAGGAGGTCGCGGTCGGCGGAGCGCGCAAGGCCCTGGCCGTGACGGCGGAGGCGTCGTCCTCGGGCAGCGACGAGCCCGGCACGAGCGACGACCAGGACCCCTACCCGACCTACCCCGAGGAGGACCCGACCTCGGCCGGCAGCGGCTCGTCCCTGCTTGCCGGACGGGTCCTCGGGGCGATCACGGGTCTGGCGGCGCTGCTCGGCATCCCGTTCGCTGTGGCCGCGCTGAGGCGACGGCGCCGGCGCCGGGCGGAGCTGTTGGCGTGGACGCCCGAGCCCGCCGTCGTCGCCGCCGCGTTGCGGCAGTGGCGTGACGCCATCGAGCAGGTGCAGATGACCGGCTACCCCGACCCGCCCCGGGACCGGTCGGGACGGGCGGCCTGGACCTACGACCCGGACGGCTCGATCACCGCGCTGGAGACGCTCGCCGCGTCCGGTCCCACGCTGGCCCAGCGCGTGGACCCGGTGGAGCACGCCCGGATCACGGCGCTCCTCGCACCACGCGCGACCCTGACGGCCTGGGTGGACGACGCGCGGTTCTGGGCGCGCGAGGACGGCTGGGAGCAGCGCTGGGCGGCCGAGCTCGACCGTCTGGTCGACGCCCCGCTCGCGGCTTTCCTCGGCAGCGTCGACGACCTCGAGAGCGACCGGCCGAGCCGGCGGCTCGCCCGGGTGCGGACGGAGGCGGAGGCGTTCCGGTCAGGCGCCGTCTCCCTCGACGCGTCCGTCCGCGCGTCGGTGGTCCGCCCGACCGCCGGGGTGCGCGAGGCCCAGGCCCTGAACACCGAGATCCGGCGGTTCGCCCAGGAGGCCGCTCTCACGGTCGTCCGGGGCATGTCGGACTGGTCGAAGCACCGCCTCGTGGCCGGGTCCGGAGGGCACGACCCGTCGATGGCGCCCTACCTGCTCAGCTCCCTCATCGCGTCGTCGTCGGACCGGCGAGGGGCGTCCGAGGGCATGGCCGGGGTGTTCGGGGCGGGAGGGTTCGGCACGGGCTTCGGGACGGGTGGGTCAGACGCGTCGACGACCTTCAACGACTCCTCGAGCAGCGGGGGCGGGATGACCGGCGGGTCGGGCGGCTACTGA